A single region of the Hippopotamus amphibius kiboko isolate mHipAmp2 chromosome 6, mHipAmp2.hap2, whole genome shotgun sequence genome encodes:
- the COL10A1 gene encoding collagen alpha-1(X) chain, with translation MLAQMALLLLMSLNLVHGVFYTEQFQTPTGIKGPPSNTKTQFFIPYAIKSKGVSLRGEQGIPGPPGPAGPRGHPGPSGPPGKPGSGSPGPQGEPGLPGPPGPSATGKPGSPGLPGKAGERGPYGPKGDIGPAGLPGPRGPPGPPGIPGPAGISVSGKPGPQGPTGAPGPRGFPGEKGASGVPGMNGQKGETGYGAPGRPGDRGLPGPQGPMGPPGLPGVGKRGENGQPGQPGIKGDRGFSGERGPTGPPGPQGPPGEQGPEGIGKPGAPGAPGQPGVPGTKGHSGAPGIAGPPGAPGFGKPGLPGLKGQRGPIGLPGSPGAKGEQGPAGHPGEPGLTGPPGNMGPQGPKGIPGNHGIPGPKGEMGPVGPAGYPGAKGERGSSGTDGKPGYPGEPGLNGPKGNPGLPGPKGDPGIRGPPGLPGPVGPAGAKGLPGHNGEAGPRGVPGIPGTRGPIGPPGIPGFPGSKGEPGTPGLPGPAGIATKGLNGPTGPPGLPGPRGHAGEPGLPGPPGPPGPPGQAVLPEGFVKAGQRPLVSANQGVTAMPVSAFTVILSKAYPAIGTPIPFDKILYNRQQHYDPKTGIFTCRIPGIYYFSYHVHVKGTHAWVGLYKNGTPVMYTYDEYIKGYLDQASGSAVIDLTENDQVWLQLPNAGSNGLYSSEYVHSSFSGFLVAPM, from the exons ATGCTGGCGCAAATGGCCCTTTTGCTGCTAATGTCCTTGAACTTGGTTCATGGAGTGTTTTATACGGAGCAATTCCAAACACCTACAGGCATAAAAGGCCCACCATCCAACACCAAGACACAGTTCTTCATCCCTTATGCCATAAAGAGTAAAG GTGTATCACTACGAGGAGAGCAAGGTATCCCTGGTCCGCCGGGCCCTGCTGGACCTCGAGGGCACCCGGGTCCatctggaccaccaggaaaaccagGCTCCGGAAGTCCTGGGCCCCAAGGAGAGCCAGGGTTGCCCGGACCGCCAGGACCGTCAGCTACTGGGAAGCCAGGTTCGCCAGGACTCCCAGGAAAAGCAGGGGAGAGAGGACCATATGGACCAAAAGGAGATATTGGACCAGCTGGTTTACCAGGACCACGGGGCCCACCCGGGCCACCTGGAATCCCCGGCCCAGCTGGAATTTCTGTTTCAGGAAAACCTGGGCCACAGGGACCTACAGGAGCCCCAGGACCCAGGGGCTTTCCTGGAGAAAAGGGTGCATCAGGAGTCCCTGGTATGAATGGACAGAAAGGGGAAACGGGATATGGTGCTCCTGGCCGCCCAGGTGACAGAGGCCTCCCAGGTCCTCAGGGTCCCATGGGACCCCCTGGCCTTCCCGGAGTGGGAAAAAGAGGTGAAAATGGACAGCCAGGACAGCCAGGCATCAAAGGTGATCGGGGCTTTTCAGGGGAAAGGGGGCCAACTGGCCCACCAGGTCCCCAAGGTCCTCCTGGGGAACAAGGCCCAGAAGGCATTGGAAAGCCAGGAGCCCCTGGAGCCCCAGGCCAGCCAGGGGTTCCAGGGACAAAAGGTCACTCTGGGGCTCCAGGAATAGCTGGGCCCCCAGGGGCTCCTGGCTTTGGGAAACCAGGCTTGCCAGGTCTGAAGGGACAAAGAGGACCTATAGGCCTTCCAGGGAGTCCGGGTGCCAAAGGGGAACAAGGCCCAGCAGGTCATCCTGGGGAACCAGGTCTGACTGGACCCCCTGGGAATATGGGACCCCAAGGACCAAAAGGCATTCCAGGCAACCACGGGATCCCAGGCCCTAAAGGTGAGATGGGGCCAGTCGGGCCTGCAGGATACCCTGGGGCTAAGGGAGAAAGGGGCTCCTCTGGGACAGATGGAAAGCCAGGGTACCCAGGAGAACCAGGTCTCAATGGTCCCAAGGGTAACCCAGGGTTGCCAGGCCCAAAAGGTGACCCTGGAATTAGAGGACCTCCTGGTCTCCCAGGCCCGGTGGGCCCAGCAGGAGCTAAGGGACTGCCTGGACACAATGGTGAGGCTGGGCCAAGAGGTGTCCCTGGAATTCCAGGTACTAGAGGTCCCATTGGGCCACCAGGCATTCCAGGATTTCCTGGATCCAAAGGGGAACCAGGAACTCCAGGTCTTCCCGGCCCAGCTGGCATAGCAACAAAAGGTCTCAATGgtcccactgggccaccagggctGCCAGGTCCAAGAGGCCATGCTGGAGAGCCTGGCCTCCCAGGGCCCCCGGGGCCCCCAGGCCCCCCAGGCCAAGCAGTCCTGCCCGAGGGCTTTGTAAAGGCAGGCCAAAGGCCTCTTGTTAGTGCCAACCAGGGAGTAACAGCAATGCCTGTGTCTGCCTTCACTGTTATTCTCTCCAAAGCTTACCCAGCTATAGGTACTCCTATCCCATTTGATAAGATTTTATATAACAGACAACAGCATTATGACCCCAAAACTGGAATCTTTACCTGCAGGATTCCAGGAATATACTACTTCTCCTACCACGTGCATGTGAAAGGGACCCATGCTTGGGTAGGCCTGTATAAGAACGGCACCCCTGTAATGTACACCTATGATGAGTACATCAAAGGCTACCTGGATCAGGCTTCAGGCAGCGCTGTAATTGATCTCACAGAAAACGACCAGGTGTGGCTCCAGCTGCCCAATGCAGGGTCGAATGGACTGTACTCCTCTGAGTATGTCCACTCCTCTTTCTCAGGATTCTTAGTAGCTCCAATGTGA